In the Flagellimonas sp. HMM57 genome, one interval contains:
- a CDS encoding aldehyde dehydrogenase (NADP(+)) — translation MNISGKNILGNHLSSKGNTIFYAKNPSTGKDLATSFYEATEEEISDAINYAEKAFVIYREKSGQEKASFLDAIVSNLQELEEDLIKLCSQETGLPAGRLKGELGRTTGQLKLFASVLRDGFWVDARIDLANPERKPVPKPDIRYMQMPLGPVGVFGASNFPLAFSVAGGDTVSALAAGCTVVVKAHPLHPGTSELVAKAIITAAKKFNMPNGVFSMVHGVSHKVGQAIVRHPLIKAIGFTGSFKGGKALFDEAAKRTEPIPVYAEMGSVNPVFVLPQALKEKYKTIAKGLSDSVQLGVGQFCTNPGITVLPKVNETPLFKEELRNAISTSESATMLSASIQKGYESGLEKIKSKTKVKSISKGVKSGGYNQGAPEIVSVSTNIFLEDKDLEEEVFGPSTLLIQTQEKDEMLAIANSLHGHLTATVHGTEDDLKAHVELLKILERKVGRVLINGFPTGVEVSYAMVHGGPFPATTDARMTSVGTAAITRYTRPVCFQNFPDALLPDELKQGNPLNILRMVDGKYVTPKS, via the coding sequence ATGAACATCAGTGGTAAAAATATTTTGGGCAATCATCTTTCAAGTAAAGGGAATACTATCTTTTATGCCAAAAACCCTTCAACGGGAAAAGACTTGGCTACTTCATTTTATGAAGCTACTGAAGAAGAAATAAGTGACGCGATTAACTATGCTGAAAAAGCGTTTGTAATCTATCGGGAAAAATCTGGACAGGAAAAAGCTTCTTTCTTAGACGCGATTGTTTCGAATTTACAGGAACTTGAGGAGGACTTAATTAAGTTATGTAGTCAGGAAACAGGTCTGCCAGCTGGCAGACTAAAAGGAGAACTGGGTCGTACAACTGGACAATTAAAACTTTTTGCCTCCGTATTAAGAGATGGTTTCTGGGTAGACGCAAGAATAGATTTAGCAAATCCAGAAAGAAAACCAGTTCCCAAACCAGATATTCGTTATATGCAAATGCCTTTGGGTCCTGTTGGTGTTTTTGGAGCCAGTAATTTCCCATTGGCTTTTTCAGTAGCTGGTGGTGATACCGTCTCGGCCTTGGCGGCAGGTTGTACTGTTGTCGTAAAGGCTCATCCTTTACATCCGGGAACTTCTGAATTGGTTGCCAAAGCAATAATCACGGCGGCCAAGAAATTTAATATGCCCAATGGTGTATTCTCAATGGTCCATGGAGTTTCTCATAAGGTTGGACAAGCAATAGTTCGGCATCCATTGATAAAAGCGATTGGATTTACGGGTTCATTTAAAGGAGGAAAGGCTTTGTTCGATGAAGCGGCAAAGCGAACTGAACCAATTCCTGTATATGCAGAGATGGGCAGTGTAAATCCGGTATTTGTTCTGCCTCAGGCCTTAAAGGAAAAGTATAAGACCATTGCAAAAGGATTATCGGATTCTGTTCAGTTGGGAGTGGGTCAATTTTGTACCAATCCAGGGATTACGGTACTTCCTAAAGTGAATGAGACTCCTCTTTTTAAGGAAGAATTGAGAAATGCAATTTCAACTTCGGAATCAGCAACGATGTTGTCAGCTTCTATTCAAAAAGGATATGAATCCGGGCTTGAAAAAATAAAATCCAAGACTAAGGTCAAGTCCATTTCAAAGGGTGTGAAAAGTGGAGGATATAATCAAGGCGCGCCTGAAATTGTCTCTGTTTCGACAAACATTTTTTTGGAAGACAAAGATTTGGAAGAAGAGGTTTTTGGCCCTTCAACACTTTTGATACAAACCCAAGAAAAAGATGAAATGTTAGCTATAGCAAATAGTCTGCATGGACATCTTACAGCAACAGTTCATGGTACTGAAGACGACTTAAAAGCTCATGTTGAGCTATTGAAGATTTTGGAACGCAAGGTGGGTCGGGTATTGATCAATGGTTTTCCAACCGGTGTTGAGGTAAGTTACGCTATGGTTCATGGTGGGCCTTTTCCAGCTACTACGGATGCCAGAATGACATCTGTAGGTACAGCTGCCATAACTAGATATACCAGACCGGTGTGCTTTCAAAACTTTCCGGATGCTTTGCTACCAGACGAACTGAAACAAGGAAATCCGTTGAACATTTTAAGAATGGTCGATGGGAAGTATGTGACTCCAAAAAGTTGA